In a genomic window of Pieris brassicae chromosome 7, ilPieBrab1.1, whole genome shotgun sequence:
- the LOC123712369 gene encoding uncharacterized protein LOC123712369 codes for MTVVVNPARTEEEDIGSPIPPNSHPLDLPLASTPDDPMISPQYVDYISPTSDIIENESIEISPESPPNLYDDETQSDIVFVAGINDDTYRFPGHRRVLAATSPVFAALLSAKTDVIVVDYIDHRGFENLLRYYYCEPTQLTTVHTARSTLDAAYKFLCPQLTERCARKLDEMLDAEVALDIIRDLRFLCARLPGAASAPPLPALSDDRAARSLAQCASWCDMLAHNTLLVLDDNADDALQHEKLEDLTYEDLALVVKRDTLRVSNELVLIEALSRWSTSICKKYKRELTPANKRAALGELSYCPRYLLLQGDELERAFGFELLEPMERALVLARARKLSAPIPVGAHQENLLRRWARPRPKDPAAAPVKLSPRSEPDPEEQQPTKLCGRRPKRLKHPKYQIEDPNLYNTYKKRRGCCAKFTDGLLRAFICLFD; via the coding sequence ATGACTGTAGTTGTCAATCCAGCGAGGACGGAGGAGGAAGATATCGGGTCACCTATCCCCCCTAACTCTCACCCATTGGATTTACCCTTGGCTTCAACACCTGATGATCCTATGATCAGTCCTCAATATGTCGATTATATCAGTCCCACTTCtgatataatagaaaatgagAGCATAGAAATTTCTCCTGAATCTCCGCCTAACTTGtacgatgatgaaactcagagTGACATTGTATTTGTAGCTGGTATAAATGACGACACATATCGCTTCCCTGGTCATCGGCGAGTCCTAGCTGCAACCAGTCCTGTCTTCGCAGCTCTACTATCAGCTAAAACCGACGTTATAGTGGTCGATTATATTGACCACAGAGGATTTGAGAATCTACTCAGATACTATTATTGTGAGCCCACACAACTAACAACTGTACACACAGCTAGATCAACACTCGACGCTGCTTACAAATTTTTATGTCCTCAACTTACTGAACGATGTGCACGTAAGTTAGACGAAATGTTGGACGCAGAAGTTGCACTGGATATTATACGAGACTTACGATTCTTGTGTGCTAGATTGCCAGGTGCCGCTTCTGCACCACCCTTGCCTGCCTTGTCGGATGATAGAGCAGCTCGATCGCTCGCCCAATGCGCGAGTTGGTGTGACATGTTAGCGCATAACACTCTCCTTGTATTGGACGATAATGCTGATGATGCACTTCAACATGAGAAGCTTGAAGATCTCACATATGAGGACCTCGCGCTAGTTGTTAAACGAGACACTCTGAGAGTATCGAATGAACTGGTTCTGATCGAAGCTTTATCACGCTGGAGTACATCTATATGCAAAAAATACAAACGAGAGTTGACACCTGCCAATAAACGAGCTGCATTAGGAGAGCTGTCATATTGCCCACGATACCTGCTACTTCAAGGCGATGAATTGGAACGCGCTTTCGGATTTGAGTTGTTAGAGCCAATGGAAAGAGCTCTGGTATTGGCACGAGCGAGGAAATTATCAGCACCAATTCCTGTCGGAGCACATCAAGAGAATTTACTTCGCCGTTGGGCTCGACCGCGTCCAAAGGATCCGGCGGCAGCCCCTGTGAAGCTAAGCCCTCGTTCTGAACCAGATCCTGAAGAGCAACAACCCACAAAGCTCTGTGGTCGACGCCCGAAACGTCTTAAACACCCAAAATACCAAATAGAAGATCCAAACCTTtacaatacttataaaaaacgACGAGGATGTTGCGCAAAATTTACTGATGGATTACTCCGagcatttatttgtttatttgattga